One Brassica napus cultivar Da-Ae chromosome A5, Da-Ae, whole genome shotgun sequence DNA window includes the following coding sequences:
- the LOC125609108 gene encoding uncharacterized protein LOC125609108 — MMNTLQAFQTTLTPNFHVLFNPSRHSISRTQFLCLSKPRDGNSDSESDPDPPKPEGDTQRQELLARIAMLQTSKVRLTDFLDERSDYLTKFAEEANAEFDKVGEDAMKDLDEASSRILENIESKMQAFEESAGLNRLEIEENDNKLAEFEEQIVEDRNEGLFFKSLRDKQPVDVEKAKEETQKIQEVTKESVGSESRRNIYLGLIGIVALGIADSFASSPDWRKVAVLGAILIPLLTQFVNEQTLLSEEPDKGKGNKKE, encoded by the exons ATGATGAACACACTTCAAGCATTTCAGACAACTCTAACACCAAACTTCCATGTTCTATTCAATCCCTCAAGGCATTCCATTTCCAGAACCCAATTCCTCTGTCTCTCGAAACCCAGAGATGGAAACTCGGACTCAGAGTCTGATCCCGATCCTCCAAAACCAGAAGGAGATACACAGAGACAAGAGCTCTTAGCCAGGATCGCCATGCTTCAAACATCGAAGGTCCGTTTAACTGATTTCCTGGACGAACGATCGGATTATCTCACCAAGTTTGCTGAAGAAGCCAACGCAGAGTTTGACAAGGTTGGAGAAGACGCCATGAAAGACCTCGACGAAGCTAGCTCAAGG ATACTAGAGAACATCGAGAGCAAGATGCAAGCATTCGAGGAATCTGCGGGGTTGAACAGGTTGGAGATAGAGGAGAACGATAACAAGTTGGCTGAGTTTGAGGAGCAGATCGTGGAAGACAGGAATGAAGGATTGTTCTTCAAGAGCTTACGTGATAAACAGCCTGTTGATGTAGAGAAAGCTAAAGAGGAGACACAGAAAATACAAGAGGTTACCAAAGAAAGTGTAGGATCAGAGTCAAGAAGGAACATTTACCTCGGTTTGATTGGGATCGTGGCTCTAGGAATCGCTGATTCGTTTGCTTCTTCACCGGATTGGAGAAAAGTAGCTGTTCTTGGAGCTATCCTTATCCCATTGCTCACGCAGTTTGTGAACGAGCAGACATTGTTATCAGAAGAGCCAGATAAGGGTAAAGGAAACAAGAAAGAATGA